A genome region from Psychrobacter jeotgali includes the following:
- the mnmE gene encoding tRNA uridine-5-carboxymethylaminomethyl(34) synthesis GTPase MnmE: protein MRVSVDSNVVLSPKDSFESSVIASSSTIAAIATPLGRGGVGVIRLSGPKAYTMARQLTGKSSFTPRMASFCRFYQQDGTVIDEGLVLYFKAPHSFTGEDVIELQGHGGMILQNQLLARVFELGAQQAQAGEFSYRAFDNDKLDLLQAEAIADAIDATSAAAASSAIRSLSGEFSQKINHLLEQLIHLRLHVEAAIDFPDEEDVDFLSDGVIQEKLEQTQAQIQTVLATAKQGQLLRDGIHVVLAGRPNAGKSSLLNRLAGQERAIVTEVAGTTRDTLQETVVLNGLTLHLTDTAGLRDTEDTVERIGIERARKAITQADILLLVYDVTRDLEEESTPLQLVEQLFGELPDAQRLLIIANKSDLLITNDISAITKIQHNDSYYEQVNVSCETGFGIEALIQTLCDKVGFHPPENSLIARTRHIDALRRTADYLAEAHEQLIVFQAGELVAESLRQAQLSLGEITGEFSADDLLGKIFGSFCIGK, encoded by the coding sequence ATGAGAGTAAGTGTGGATTCCAACGTAGTATTATCACCTAAGGATTCTTTTGAGTCGTCTGTAATAGCTAGTAGCTCTACGATTGCTGCGATTGCCACGCCGCTTGGCCGTGGCGGCGTAGGTGTGATACGTCTGTCGGGGCCAAAAGCTTATACTATGGCTCGGCAGTTAACTGGGAAGTCTAGCTTTACTCCGCGCATGGCGAGCTTTTGTCGTTTTTATCAGCAGGATGGCACGGTTATCGATGAAGGATTGGTGCTGTATTTTAAAGCGCCGCACTCTTTTACCGGCGAGGATGTGATTGAGCTGCAAGGCCACGGTGGGATGATATTGCAGAATCAATTGTTAGCAAGGGTGTTTGAGTTGGGCGCTCAGCAAGCGCAGGCAGGAGAGTTCTCTTACCGAGCTTTTGATAATGATAAATTAGATTTACTGCAAGCTGAAGCCATCGCAGATGCTATTGATGCAACCAGCGCCGCTGCTGCTAGCAGTGCGATTCGCTCCTTGAGCGGCGAGTTCTCACAAAAGATTAATCACTTATTAGAACAGCTTATTCATCTGCGTTTGCATGTGGAAGCGGCGATAGATTTTCCTGATGAAGAAGACGTGGATTTCTTGTCCGATGGCGTTATACAAGAGAAGCTTGAGCAAACCCAAGCACAAATACAGACGGTACTGGCAACCGCCAAGCAAGGTCAGTTGCTACGTGACGGTATTCACGTGGTATTAGCAGGTAGACCTAATGCAGGTAAATCAAGCTTACTTAATCGCCTAGCGGGGCAAGAGCGTGCCATCGTGACTGAGGTTGCTGGAACCACTCGCGATACTCTCCAAGAAACGGTAGTGTTAAACGGTTTAACCTTGCATCTAACCGACACTGCAGGATTACGAGATACCGAGGATACAGTCGAACGTATTGGTATCGAACGGGCGCGTAAAGCCATTACTCAGGCTGATATACTACTATTAGTCTATGATGTTACCCGTGACCTTGAAGAAGAAAGTACTCCGTTACAGCTTGTAGAACAGCTGTTTGGCGAATTACCGGACGCCCAACGATTATTAATTATCGCTAACAAGAGCGACTTATTAATCACTAATGACATTAGCGCTATCACAAAAATCCAGCATAATGATAGCTATTACGAGCAGGTCAATGTTTCATGTGAAACAGGTTTTGGTATTGAGGCGTTGATACAAACCTTGTGCGATAAAGTCGGTTTTCATCCTCCTGAGAATAGCCTAATTGCCCGTACTCGTCATATTGATGCGCTAAGACGTACCGCTGATTATTTAGCAGAAGCCCATGAGCAATTGATCGTCTTTCAAGCCGGTGAACTGGTTGCTGAAAGCTTACGTCAAGCCCAGCTGAGCTTAGGCGAGATTACTGGTGAATTTAGCGCTGATGATTTATTAGGTAAAATATTCGGTAGTTTTTGTATTGGTAAATAG